A DNA window from Brassica napus cultivar Da-Ae chromosome A4, Da-Ae, whole genome shotgun sequence contains the following coding sequences:
- the LOC125608321 gene encoding ABC transporter B family member 1-like yields the protein MSQESVQTQEEEEIKSVEEQWRLSEMQALEFLPEASSDNNNSRNSETELREHPPEMENNGAPPPPPPPEPKKPEIHGVAFKELFRFADGLDYALMAIGSVGAFVHGCSLPLFLRFFADLVNSFGSNANNVDKMMQEVLKYALYFLVVGAAIWASSWAEISCWMWTGERQTTKMRIKYLEAALNQDIQFFDTEVRTSDVVSAINTDAVMVQDAISEKLGNFIHYMATFASGFIVGFTAVWQLALVTLAVVPLIAVIGGIHTTTLSKLSNKSQESLSQAGNIVEQTVVQIRVVMAFVGETRASQAYSSALKTAQRLGYKTGLAKGMGLGATYFVVFCCYALLLWYGGYLVRHRLTNGGLAISTMFAVMIGGLALGQSAPSMAAFAKAKVAAAKIFRIIDHRPTIERNSESGVELDSVTGLVELRNVDFSYPSRPDVKILNDFNLSVPAGKTIALVGSSGSGKSTVVSLIERFYDPASGQVLLDGHDLKTLKLKWLRQQIGLVSQEPALFATSIRENILLGRPDADQVEIEEAARVANAHSFIIKLPDGFDTQVGERGLQLSGGQKQRIAIARAMLKNPAILLLDEATSALDSESEKLVQEALDRFMIGRTTLIIAHRLSTIRKADLVAVLQQGSVSEIGTHDELFAKGENGVYSKLIKMQEAAHETAMNNARKSSARQSSARNSVSSPIMTRNSSYGRSPYSRRLSDFSTTDFTLSIDASSYPNYRHDKLPFKDQANSFLRLAKMNSPEWKYALLGSIGSVVCGSLSAFFAYVLSAVLSIYYNPNHEYMIKQIGKYCYLLIGLSSTALIFNTLQHSFWDIVGENLTKRVREKMFTAVLKNEMAWFDQEENESARISARLALDANNVRSAIGDRISVIVQNTALMLVACTAGFVLQWRLALVLVAVFPVVVAATVLQKMFMTGFSGDLEAAHAKGTQLAGEAIANVRTVAAFNSEAKIVRLYTANLEPPLKRCFWKGQIAGIGYGIAQFCLYASYALGLWYASWLVKHGISDFSKTIRVFMVLMVSANGAAETLTLAPDFIKGGQAMRSVFELLDRKTEIEPDDPDTTPVPDRLRGEVELKHIDFSYPSRPDIQVFRDLTLRARAGKTLALVGPSGCGKSSVISLVQRFYEPSSGRVMIDGKDIRKYNLKALRKHIAIVPQEPCLFGTTIQENIAYGHECATEAEIIQAATLASAHKFISALPDGYKTYVGERGVQLSGGQKQRIAIARALVRKAEIMLLDEATSALDAESERSVQEALDQACSGRTSIVVAHRLSTIRNAHTIAVIDDGKVAEQGSHSQLLKNYPDGIYARMIQLQRFTHGQVIGMTSGGSSRVKEGDDA from the exons ATGTCCCAAGAATCTGTTCagacacaagaagaagaagaaataaagtCAGTGGAGGAACAATGGCGTTTGTCCGAAATGCAAGCACTTGAGTTTCTCCCTGAAGCTTCCTCCGACAACAACAACTCAAGAAACTCAGAAACAGAGCTCCGGGAACATCCACCGGAAATGGAAAATAACggtgctcctcctcctcctcctcctccggagCCCAAGAAACCTGAAATTCATGGAGTTGCATTCAAAGAGCTTTTCAGATTCGCAGACGGGTTAGATTACGCGCTGATGGCAATTGGCTCCGTTGGCGCTTTCGTCCACGGCTGCTCTTTGCCTCTGTTCCTCAGATTCTTCGCCGATCTCGTTAACTCCTTTGGCTCTAACGCTAACAACGTCGACAAGATGATGCAAGAAGTCCTCAAG TATGCTCTTTACTTCCTCGTCGTTGGTGCTGCGATCTGGGCTTCCTCCTGGGCAG AGATTTCGTGTTGGATGTGGACTGGAGAGAGACAAACCACGAAGATGAGGATTAAGTACTTAGAAGCAGCTTTAAACCAAGACATTCAGTTCTTCGACACTGAGGTTCGAACTTCCGATGTTGTCTCCGCCATCAACACCGACGCAGTTATGGTCCAAGACGCCATTAGCGAGAAg TTAGGGAACTTCATCCATTACATGGCGACTTTTGCGTCCGGATTCATCGTGGGATTCACGGCGGTGTGGCAGCTAGCTTTAGTGACACTCGCGGTGGTTCCGTTGATAGCTGTGATCGGAGGAATCCACACCACAACTCTCTCTAAGCTCTCTAACAAGAGCCAAGAGTCTCTTTCTCAAGCTGGTAACATCGTCGAACAA ACAGTGGTGCAAATCAGAGTAGTAATGGCGTTTGTCGGAGAGACGAGAGCCTCTCAAGCTTACTCATCAGCTTTGAAGACAGCTCAGAGACTTGGTTACAAAACAGGTTTAGCCAAAGGAATGGGACTTGGCGCTACTTACTTCGTCGTCTTCTGTTGCTACGCTCTCTTGCTATGGTACGGTGGCTATCTCGTTCGCCATCGTTTGACCAACGGTGGTCTCGCTATATCCACCATGTTCGCCGTCATGATCGGTGGCTT GGCATTGGGACAATCAGCACCGAGCATGGCTGCGTTTGCGAAAGCTAAAGTTGCTGCTGCGAAGATCTTTAGAATCATTGATCATAGGCCTACGATAGAGCGTAACAGCGAGTCCGGCGTGGAGCTAGACTCTGTCACGGGCCTAGTCGAGCTTAGAAACGTTGACTTTTCGTATCCGTCGAGACCTGATGTTAAGATCCTTAACGACTTTAACCTCTCTGTCCCCGCCGGGAAGACTATAGCTCTGGTTGGGAGCAGCGGTTCGGGCAAAAGCACGGTCGTTTCGCTTATCGAGAGGTTTTACGACCCGGCATCAG GGCAAGTTTTACTAGATGGGCATGACTTGAAGACTCTGAAACTTAAATGGTTAAGGCAACAGATAGGGCTTGTGAGCCAAGAACCAGCATTATTCGCCACTTCTATCAGAGAGAATATACTCTTAGGGCGTCCCGACGCAGATCAAGTTGAGATAGAGGAGGCAGCTCGCGTGGCCAACGCTCATTCCTTTATTATCAAACTACCTGATGGCTTCGACACACAG GTAGGGGAGAGAGGACTACAGCTATCAGGTGGGCAGAAACAAAGAATAGCCATAGCAAGAGCCATGTTAAAGAACCCTGCGATACTTCTACTAGATGAGGCGACGAGTGCGTTAGATTCTGAGTCAGAGAAGCTAGTGCAAGAAGCTTTGGATCGTTTCATGATCGGAAGGACGACTCTCATCATTGCTCATCGTCTTTCCACCATACGCAAAGCCGACCTTGTTGCTGTCCTTCAGCAAGGAAGTGTCTCTGAGATTGGAACGCACGACGAGCTTTTTGCCAAGGGGGAGAATGGTGTCTACTCTAAGCTTATCAAAATGCAAGAGGCAGCTCACGAGACCGCTATGAACAATGCAAGAAAGAGTAGTGCAAG ACAGTCGAGTGCAAGAAACTCTGTGAGCTCACCAATAATGACCCGGAACTCTTCATATGGAAGATCACCGTACTCGCggagactctcagacttctcaacTACTGACTTCACCCTCTCCATTGACGCCTCTTCATACCCTAACTATCGACACGATAAGCTACCCTTCAAGGACCAAGCCAACTCCTTCTTGCGCCTAGCTAAAATGAACTCACCAGAGTGGAAATACGCTCTCCTAGGCTCTATAGGCTCTGTCGTCTGCGGCTCGCTCAGCGCGTTTTTCGCATACGTCCTAAGCGCGGTCCTTAGCATCTACTACAACCCGAACCACGAGTACATGATCAAGCAGATTGGTAAGTACTGTTACCTCTTGATCGGTCTATCCTCAACAGCGCTTATCTTCAACACGCTCCAGCATTCTTTCTGGGACATTGTCGGTGAGAACCTGACCAAGAGGGTCCGTGAGAAGATGTTTACGGCGGTGCTTAAGAACGAGATGGCTTGGTTTGATCAAGAGGAGAATGAGAGTGCAAGAATCTCAGCGAGGTTGGCTCTTGATGCTAATAACGTGAGGTCAGCTATAGGAGATAGAATCTCGGTGATTGTGCAGAACACAGCTTTGATGCTTGTTGCTTGTACTGCTGGTTTTGTTCTGCAATGGAGGCTCGCGTTGGTCTTGGTCGCTGTCTTCCCTGTAGTTGTTGCTGCAACTGTCTTACAG AAAATGTTCATGACTGGCTTCTCCGGAGACTTGGAAGCAGCGCATGCCAAGGGGACACAGCTCGCTGGTGAAGCCATAGCTAACGTCAGGACAGTCGCTGCCTTCAACTCAGAGGCAAAGATTGTTCGTCTCTACACCGCAAACCTCGAACCACCTTTGAAACGCTGCTTCTGGAAAGGACAGATCGCTGGAATTGGCTACGGTATTGCACAGTTCTGTCTCTACGCATCTTACGCTCTAGGGCTATGGTACGCGTCGTGGCTTGTGAAACACGGCATCTCCGACTTCTCCAAAACCATTAGAGTCTTCATGGTCCTTATGGTCTCAGCCAACGGTGCAGCAGAGACACTCACTTTAGCTCCTGATTTCATCAAAGGTGGTCAGGCTATGCGGTCGGTTTTCGAGCTTCTTGACCGAAAAACCGAAATCGAACCGGATGATCCTGATACCACCCCGGTTCCAGACCGGTTACGCGGCGAGGTGGAGCTGAAACACATTGACTTCTCTTACCCTTCGAGACCAGACATTCAAGTCTTCCGTGACCTAACCCTCCGTGCTAGAGCCGGCAAGACTCTAGCTCTTGTCGGCCCTAGCGGGTGCGGTAAAAGCTCAGTGATCTCCCTTGTACAAAGATTCTACGAGCCGTCCTCAGGGCGGGTCATGATCGACGGCAAAGACATAAGAAAGTACAATCTCAAAGCCCTAAGGAAACACATAGCCATAGTCCCTCAAGAGCCGTGCCTATTCGGAACAACTATTCAAGAAAACATAGCGTACGGACACGAGTGCGCCACCGAGGCAGAGATCATACAAGCCGCAACGTTAGCCAGCGCGCACAAGTTCATATCCGCGTTGCCCGATGGATACAAGACGTACGTAGGCGAGAGAGGCGTTCAGCTCTCGGGAGGGCAGAAGCAGAGGATTGCTATCGCCCGTGCCTTGGTGAGGAAGGCAGAGATCATGCTGCTTGATGAGGCTACTAGTGCTCTTGATGCGGAGTCCGAGAGGTCGGTGCAAGAGGCGTTGGACCAGGCTTGCTCTGGTAGAACGTCGATTGTTGTGGCTCATAGGTTGTCTACGATAAGGAATGCTCACACGATCGCGGTGATTGATGATGGGAAAGTAGCGGAGCAAGGGTCGCATTCTCAGCTGCTTAAGAACTATCCTGATGGAATCTACGCGAGGATGATTCAGTTGCAGAGGTTTACGCATGGTCAGGTCATTGGTATGACGTCAGGGGGGAGTTCTAGGGTTAAGGAAGGTGATGATGCTTAG
- the LOC106391496 gene encoding heavy metal-associated isoprenylated plant protein 5 isoform X2 → MGEKQEGAKVEQEKKAAAVVASTETTDNKPKSGGGGDSAAAPVAAAPSPFVYKVDMHCEGCAKKIKRMVKHFEGVKDVTADMGGNKLTVVGKIDPVKLREKLEERMKRKVVLTNPPPLPSKVDAPAAPAAAGEKKSDGVDKAAAPSPPTPAAPKESSVALKIRLHCEGCIQKIKKIILKIKGVETVAIDAARDMVTVKGTMDVKELVPLLTKKLKRTVEPILPAKKDDGAAEKNKSEAAPPVAKKEDPAGGVTEAKKEGSEAGEKKKEGGDGGEKKKEAGDGEKKEGAGGGGGAPVATVNKMDYYGYSHPTVPMYWQEGHVYGQSYSTEGQTYPIGGQSYPGSGYNHASGSYVPYSHPNMNAAPGMFSDENPNGCSVM, encoded by the exons ATGGGAGAGAAACAAGAAGGTGCCAAAGTTGAACAAGAGAAGAAGGCAGCCGCCGTAGTAGCCTCTACTGAGACGACCGACAACAAGCCAAAGAGTGGCGGCGGCGGAGATTCAGCTGCAGCCCCGGTTGCAGCCGCTCCCTCCCCCTTTGTTTACAAAGTGGATATGCACTGCGAAGGCTGCGCCAAGAAAATCAAGCGAATGGTGAAGCACTTTGAGGGAGTCAAAGATGTGACGGCGGATATGGGTGGGAACAAGCTCACGGTGGTCGGGAAGATCGATCCGGTGAAACTCCGGGAGAAGTTAGAGGAGAGAATGAAGAGAAAGGTGGTACTCACCAACCCACCACCACTACCGTCCAAAGTAGACGCACCTGCAGCCCCCGCCGCCGCTGGAGAGAAGAAATCCGACGGTGTTGATAAGGCGGCGGCTCCTAGTCCTCCTACTCCGGCCGCTCCCAAAGAG AGCTCAGTGGCTTTAAAGATCAGACTACATTGTGAGGGATGTATTcagaaaatcaagaaaataatattgaaaATCAAAG GGGTCGAGACAGTGGCTATAGATGCAGCCAGAGACATGGTAACAGTGAAGGGAACGATGGACGTCAAAGAACTAGTGCCTCTCCTCACTAAAAAACTCAAAAGAACCGTCGAGCCTATTCTTCCGGCAAAAAAAGACGACGGAGCCGCCGAGAAAAATAAGTCAGAAGCCGCTCCTCCCGTCGCAAAGAAAGAAGATCCGGCTGGTGGTGTTACTGAGGCAAAGAAAGAAGGAAGTGAAGCcggagagaaaaagaaagaaggtgGAGACGGcggagagaagaaaaaagag gcCGGAGACGGCGAGAAGAAGGAAGGTGCCGGCGGCGGAGGAGGTGCGCCGGTGGCTACGGTGAATAAGATGGATTATTATGGATACTCGCATCCTACGGTTCCAATGTATTGGCAAGAAGGACACGTGTACGGCCAGAGTTATTCGACAGAGGGTCAGACTTATCCGATAGGGGGTCAGAGTTATCCAGGTTCAGGATATAACCACGCAAGCGGAAGCTACGTGCCTTACTCGCATCCAAACATGAACGCGGCTCCTGGAATGTTCAGCGACGAGAACCCCAACGGTTGCTCCGTCATGTAA
- the LOC106391496 gene encoding heavy metal-associated isoprenylated plant protein 5 isoform X1 → MGEKQEGAKVEQEKKAAAVVASTETTDNKPKSGGGGDSAAAPVAAAPSPFVYKVDMHCEGCAKKIKRMVKHFEGVKDVTADMGGNKLTVVGKIDPVKLREKLEERMKRKVVLTNPPPLPSKVDAPAAPAAAGEKKSDGVDKAAAPSPPTPAAPKESSVALKIRLHCEGCIQKIKKIILKIKGVETVAIDAARDMVTVKGTMDVKELVPLLTKKLKRTVEPILPAKKDDGAAEKNKSEAAPPVAKKEDPAGGVTEAKKEGSEAGEKKKEGGDGGEKKKEAGNGGEKKKEAGDGEKKEGAGGGGGAPVATVNKMDYYGYSHPTVPMYWQEGHVYGQSYSTEGQTYPIGGQSYPGSGYNHASGSYVPYSHPNMNAAPGMFSDENPNGCSVM, encoded by the exons ATGGGAGAGAAACAAGAAGGTGCCAAAGTTGAACAAGAGAAGAAGGCAGCCGCCGTAGTAGCCTCTACTGAGACGACCGACAACAAGCCAAAGAGTGGCGGCGGCGGAGATTCAGCTGCAGCCCCGGTTGCAGCCGCTCCCTCCCCCTTTGTTTACAAAGTGGATATGCACTGCGAAGGCTGCGCCAAGAAAATCAAGCGAATGGTGAAGCACTTTGAGGGAGTCAAAGATGTGACGGCGGATATGGGTGGGAACAAGCTCACGGTGGTCGGGAAGATCGATCCGGTGAAACTCCGGGAGAAGTTAGAGGAGAGAATGAAGAGAAAGGTGGTACTCACCAACCCACCACCACTACCGTCCAAAGTAGACGCACCTGCAGCCCCCGCCGCCGCTGGAGAGAAGAAATCCGACGGTGTTGATAAGGCGGCGGCTCCTAGTCCTCCTACTCCGGCCGCTCCCAAAGAG AGCTCAGTGGCTTTAAAGATCAGACTACATTGTGAGGGATGTATTcagaaaatcaagaaaataatattgaaaATCAAAG GGGTCGAGACAGTGGCTATAGATGCAGCCAGAGACATGGTAACAGTGAAGGGAACGATGGACGTCAAAGAACTAGTGCCTCTCCTCACTAAAAAACTCAAAAGAACCGTCGAGCCTATTCTTCCGGCAAAAAAAGACGACGGAGCCGCCGAGAAAAATAAGTCAGAAGCCGCTCCTCCCGTCGCAAAGAAAGAAGATCCGGCTGGTGGTGTTACTGAGGCAAAGAAAGAAGGAAGTGAAGCcggagagaaaaagaaagaaggtgGAGACGGcggagagaagaaaaaagaggcCGGAAACGGcggagagaagaaaaaagaggcCGGAGACGGCGAGAAGAAGGAAGGTGCCGGCGGCGGAGGAGGTGCGCCGGTGGCTACGGTGAATAAGATGGATTATTATGGATACTCGCATCCTACGGTTCCAATGTATTGGCAAGAAGGACACGTGTACGGCCAGAGTTATTCGACAGAGGGTCAGACTTATCCGATAGGGGGTCAGAGTTATCCAGGTTCAGGATATAACCACGCAAGCGGAAGCTACGTGCCTTACTCGCATCCAAACATGAACGCGGCTCCTGGAATGTTCAGCGACGAGAACCCCAACGGTTGCTCCGTCATGTAA